One genomic window of Phycisphaeraceae bacterium includes the following:
- the tadA gene encoding Flp pilus assembly complex ATPase component TadA gives MEIRETKHGAITILKPIGPLVQGEAQVFSQRMAVTWTRSLGRSVIDASAIPFLDSAGLEALVAAAEQVNETGQSLKIAAAGETLREVFDLTDVTPLFEHFLEVSDATRSFVAAGQGSLPASADASSLVTVPSGRALRVGEALVEDGVLSNEQLQQALAAQRGTGRMLGEMLVEQGIVKPSSLVRSLARRLGVKGCHLRHGLIDPSLLKLIGAEEAERLKLIPMFRVKGTLTVAMAEPQSLPAIDRLKKVTGLKVRSVLALESNVLEYIKKYAGGDVDVEAFLTSLTDSDVRVVERETVDEGPATDLDKMVAGNPIVNLVNVALLTAVKDGASDIHIEPEKRGTRVRYRIDGALRDLMKPPAGMHAAIVSRVKVIGKMDIAEKRLPQEGRVHIIAEGREIDLRVSSMPTLLGEKLVLRVLDKQNLKVRLEDLGFRADALTTFRSILDRPHGLVLVTGPTGSGKTTTLYSALDLLRDPETNIVTVEDPVEYQLDLVNQIQVMDQIGLNFARVLRSTLRQDPDVIMVGEIRDEETARVAVQAALTGHLVLATLHTNDAPGAVTRLVDMNVKPYLLSSAINGVVAQRLARTLCQACITNYYPSADVLADAGLPHMTGRPFRKGTGCRQCHDSGFQGRLGIYEVMEVTQELRRMVHNSAPSHEFRAKLAEKGWLPLRQEGVMLALDGKTSLEEVLRVTHTDDDATNPTVAAPVKEAA, from the coding sequence ATGGAAATCCGCGAGACCAAGCACGGCGCCATTACCATCCTCAAACCAATCGGGCCGCTGGTCCAGGGTGAGGCACAGGTTTTCTCGCAGCGTATGGCGGTAACGTGGACCCGATCACTCGGGCGCAGCGTCATCGATGCCTCCGCTATCCCGTTCCTCGACAGCGCGGGCCTGGAGGCGCTTGTCGCGGCCGCCGAGCAGGTCAACGAAACCGGGCAATCGCTCAAGATCGCTGCCGCGGGTGAGACACTCCGCGAGGTGTTCGATCTTACCGACGTCACGCCGCTCTTCGAGCACTTTCTCGAGGTCTCCGATGCGACGAGGAGCTTTGTCGCTGCCGGCCAGGGCTCCCTCCCGGCATCAGCCGATGCGTCATCGCTGGTCACCGTTCCTTCCGGTCGGGCCCTCCGTGTAGGTGAAGCGCTGGTCGAAGACGGGGTCCTCTCCAACGAACAGTTGCAGCAGGCCCTCGCGGCTCAACGAGGAACCGGTCGGATGCTGGGAGAGATGCTCGTTGAGCAGGGAATCGTCAAGCCGAGCTCGCTGGTAAGGTCTCTGGCACGACGTCTTGGCGTCAAGGGCTGCCATCTGCGCCACGGCCTGATCGATCCCTCGCTGCTAAAGTTGATCGGGGCCGAGGAGGCGGAGCGGCTGAAGCTCATCCCGATGTTCCGGGTCAAGGGCACCCTGACAGTGGCGATGGCCGAGCCGCAGTCCCTTCCCGCGATCGACCGGCTTAAGAAGGTCACAGGCCTCAAGGTCCGATCGGTGCTTGCCCTTGAGAGCAACGTTCTTGAATACATCAAGAAATACGCGGGCGGCGATGTTGATGTCGAGGCATTCCTGACATCGCTGACCGACTCCGACGTGCGTGTAGTCGAGCGAGAGACCGTCGACGAGGGACCGGCCACCGATCTCGACAAGATGGTCGCCGGCAATCCAATCGTGAACTTGGTCAACGTGGCCCTGCTGACGGCCGTCAAGGATGGAGCCAGCGACATCCACATTGAGCCGGAGAAGAGGGGAACCCGAGTCCGCTACCGGATCGACGGGGCGCTCCGCGATCTCATGAAGCCGCCGGCGGGCATGCACGCGGCGATCGTTTCCCGCGTGAAGGTCATCGGCAAGATGGACATCGCCGAGAAACGGCTGCCCCAGGAGGGCCGCGTTCACATCATCGCCGAAGGCCGCGAGATTGACCTGCGTGTGTCCAGTATGCCGACGCTGCTGGGCGAGAAACTCGTCCTCCGCGTGCTCGACAAGCAGAACCTGAAGGTGCGACTCGAAGACCTGGGCTTCCGCGCGGACGCCCTGACCACCTTCCGTTCGATCTTGGACCGGCCGCACGGGCTGGTGCTGGTCACCGGGCCGACCGGAAGCGGGAAGACGACCACGCTCTATTCAGCTCTCGATCTCCTCCGCGACCCAGAAACAAACATCGTGACCGTTGAAGATCCGGTCGAGTACCAGCTCGACTTGGTCAACCAGATCCAAGTCATGGATCAGATTGGCCTGAACTTTGCCCGGGTGCTGCGCAGCACGCTCCGCCAGGACCCGGACGTGATCATGGTCGGAGAGATCCGAGACGAGGAGACCGCACGCGTCGCGGTCCAGGCCGCCCTGACCGGCCACCTCGTGCTGGCAACCCTGCATACCAACGATGCCCCCGGCGCGGTGACCAGGCTCGTTGACATGAACGTCAAGCCGTACCTGCTATCGAGCGCGATCAACGGCGTGGTGGCCCAGCGGCTCGCGAGGACGCTGTGCCAGGCCTGCATTACGAACTACTACCCATCGGCGGATGTGCTCGCGGACGCGGGGCTCCCCCACATGACGGGCCGCCCATTCCGGAAGGGAACCGGCTGCCGGCAGTGCCACGACAGCGGATTCCAAGGCCGGCTGGGAATCTATGAGGTCATGGAGGTCACGCAGGAGCTTCGGCGTATGGTCCACAACAGCGCGCCAAGCCATGAGTTCAGGGCCAAACTCGCCGAGAAGGGCTGGCTGCCGCTCAGGCAGGAGGGCGTCATGCTGGCCCTGGACGGCAAGACGAGCCTTGAGGAAGTCCTTCGCGTCACCCACACCGACGATGATGCTACGAACCCGACCGTGGCAGCCCCGGTGAAGGAGGCCGCGTGA
- a CDS encoding type II secretion system F family protein, which produces MKLVYQAYNRLGEAVSGEIEAASAHEATEALYATGVYVTGITSAATADMPKAQFRFSLGGNRLKTVASATRQLAVLTSTGTSVVQALAAVERQLDRCQFRTVIADVLRRVEEGEPLSDAMSHHPAYFDAVYRSLIAAGEASGQLSVMLDRLAQMTRKTLKIRNTVTGALAYPIMLMTMSVAVVITMLVGVLPRFAGLFQTLGAKVPASTQMLLDVSDSLTGYWWAYLIAAGLAGGTLAWFIRSERGPRTCEALAMKSPVVGPFLRSMATARLVRTLGVLSEAKVPLLDAIVLTRDAAGSDPYRRLMDKAEQAVIHGKPISSVMRENPLISPAVYEAFVTGERSGQVGPILVNLSEFLDEDNEVVVKSTMSLIEPAILVVLGGIVGFVALSIFLPLFDLTAAAGSGGG; this is translated from the coding sequence GTGAAACTCGTGTATCAGGCCTACAACCGGCTCGGGGAGGCGGTCAGCGGTGAGATCGAGGCCGCCAGCGCGCACGAGGCCACCGAGGCCCTGTATGCGACCGGTGTGTACGTCACTGGCATTACCTCGGCAGCGACCGCCGACATGCCAAAGGCTCAGTTTCGGTTCAGCCTGGGCGGCAACCGCCTGAAAACTGTCGCATCGGCCACCCGTCAACTCGCGGTGCTCACATCGACCGGAACAAGCGTGGTGCAGGCCCTTGCTGCCGTTGAGCGTCAGCTTGACCGATGCCAGTTCCGAACGGTCATTGCCGACGTGCTCAGGCGTGTCGAAGAGGGCGAACCCCTCTCGGACGCCATGTCGCACCACCCCGCATACTTCGACGCCGTGTACCGCAGCCTGATCGCGGCGGGTGAGGCCAGCGGTCAGCTCTCGGTCATGCTGGACCGGCTCGCCCAGATGACCCGCAAGACGCTGAAGATCAGGAACACCGTGACCGGGGCCCTCGCCTACCCCATCATGCTCATGACCATGTCGGTGGCCGTGGTCATCACAATGCTGGTCGGGGTCCTGCCCCGCTTTGCCGGTCTGTTTCAGACGCTCGGCGCCAAAGTGCCCGCCTCGACTCAGATGTTGCTCGACGTGAGCGATTCGCTGACCGGATACTGGTGGGCGTACCTAATCGCCGCGGGGCTGGCCGGCGGCACCTTGGCCTGGTTCATCAGGTCCGAGCGCGGCCCACGAACCTGCGAAGCGCTTGCCATGAAGTCCCCGGTGGTTGGACCCTTCCTTCGCTCCATGGCGACGGCCCGCCTTGTCCGCACGCTGGGCGTGCTCAGCGAAGCAAAGGTTCCGCTCCTGGACGCGATCGTGCTCACGCGCGACGCCGCGGGGAGCGACCCGTACCGCCGACTCATGGACAAGGCGGAACAGGCCGTGATTCATGGAAAGCCGATCAGCTCGGTTATGCGGGAGAACCCGCTTATCTCGCCCGCGGTGTACGAGGCGTTCGTCACTGGCGAGCGATCGGGGCAGGTGGGACCGATCCTGGTCAATCTGTCGGAGTTCCTGGACGAAGACAACGAGGTTGTCGTCAAGTCGACGATGAGCCTGATCGAGCCTGCAATCCTTGTCGTGCTGGGCGGCATCGTCGGTTTCGTAGCATTGAGTATCTTCCTTCCGTTGTTTGACCTCACGGCTGCCGCCGGATCAGGGGGTGGATGA
- the pilO gene encoding type 4a pilus biogenesis protein PilO: protein MKLPSTMSNESVTAAAIATLAAATAVAYFAGLAPILRSKSTYSAAQSALAEAQSQIGSLGSMIGTQQSEEARLQADLDASPVRLHPAGRINECMSQLTALAAETGIVIESLQQSPPTYKERFGTVPIRLQARGTYSQCTYFIRKITARHDLGTSAIDLSGNGSDANNSPLIVLDLLWYVAPPEQRT from the coding sequence ATGAAACTGCCTTCCACAATGAGCAACGAGAGTGTCACAGCCGCTGCGATCGCGACACTCGCGGCCGCAACCGCGGTGGCATATTTTGCCGGCCTGGCCCCGATTCTGCGGTCGAAGTCGACCTACTCCGCAGCCCAATCGGCGCTGGCCGAGGCGCAGTCGCAGATCGGCAGCCTTGGTTCCATGATCGGCACCCAGCAGAGCGAGGAGGCGAGACTTCAAGCCGACCTCGACGCCTCCCCGGTCCGCCTGCACCCGGCAGGGAGGATCAACGAGTGCATGTCGCAGCTCACAGCGCTTGCAGCAGAGACAGGCATCGTTATCGAGAGCCTGCAGCAGAGCCCGCCTACCTACAAAGAGCGGTTCGGCACGGTCCCGATCCGGCTCCAGGCACGCGGAACGTACTCCCAGTGCACCTACTTCATCCGCAAGATCACCGCTCGCCACGACCTGGGCACGTCAGCCATCGATCTGTCCGGTAACGGCAGCGATGCCAATAACTCACCGTTGATCGTGCTGGACTTACTGTGGTACGTGGCGCCACCGGAACAGCGCACCTGA
- a CDS encoding prepilin-type N-terminal cleavage/methylation domain-containing protein: MAVAMRTKPRAFSLVELVIVVVIIGIIGAIAIPRLSRGSTSASENALRGNLSVLRRAVELYAAEHDGKFPTDVTSITNQLIQYSDASGAVSATKTLTHVYGPYIAREIPALPIGSNKGQRAFVATQGGTTAGWVYDSATGAITANLPATEKDTEGNAYSTY; the protein is encoded by the coding sequence ATGGCCGTTGCGATGCGTACCAAGCCCCGTGCGTTCAGCCTTGTCGAGTTGGTCATTGTGGTGGTGATCATCGGGATCATCGGCGCCATCGCCATCCCGCGGCTCAGCCGCGGCAGCACCAGCGCCTCGGAGAACGCCCTTCGCGGCAACCTATCGGTCCTCCGCCGCGCAGTGGAACTCTATGCCGCCGAGCACGACGGCAAGTTCCCCACCGATGTCACGAGCATCACGAACCAGCTCATCCAGTACTCGGACGCGTCCGGCGCCGTCTCGGCAACGAAGACACTGACCCATGTGTACGGCCCCTACATCGCCCGCGAGATTCCCGCCCTGCCCATCGGCTCCAACAAGGGCCAGCGGGCGTTTGTCGCGACACAAGGCGGCACGACCGCGGGCTGGGTCTACGACAGCGCGACTGGGGCCATTACGGCGAACCTGCCCGCCACCGAGAAGGACACCGAAGGCAACGCGTACAGCACGTACTAA
- a CDS encoding prepilin-type N-terminal cleavage/methylation domain-containing protein: MIPKHESGPHAAGLACRSAAVSHRAFTVFELVIVLSLAAVLAAVALPRFAAATARYRADLAAQRMAMDIERVRVASRISSRDITISFLSGGRGYTVSGEASLDKPGQGYEIVLTGEPYHASIQSVDFGGSNVILFNYMGVAKSSGEVIVAAGGERRRVLFDSTTGTTSIVGAGTLRHTSAGSGVTELRP, from the coding sequence ATGATCCCCAAACACGAGTCAGGACCTCACGCCGCTGGCCTGGCATGCCGCAGCGCGGCCGTCTCGCATCGTGCGTTCACTGTGTTCGAACTGGTCATCGTGCTTTCCCTCGCGGCCGTCCTGGCCGCGGTAGCTCTCCCGCGATTCGCGGCCGCGACAGCCCGCTACCGGGCGGATCTCGCAGCCCAGCGGATGGCCATGGATATCGAGCGTGTCCGCGTAGCCTCTCGCATCTCCAGCCGAGACATCACGATCAGCTTTCTCTCCGGCGGACGCGGGTACACCGTGTCCGGGGAGGCCTCGCTCGACAAGCCCGGTCAAGGCTACGAAATCGTCCTGACCGGCGAGCCGTACCACGCCTCGATCCAGTCCGTGGACTTCGGTGGAAGCAATGTGATCCTGTTCAACTACATGGGCGTAGCAAAGAGCAGCGGCGAGGTCATCGTCGCGGCCGGCGGGGAGCGTCGTCGGGTTCTCTTTGATTCGACGACCGGAACGACGTCAATCGTCGGCGCCGGCACCCTTCGCCACACTTCGGCAGGCAGCGGCGTGACGGAGCTGCGGCCATGA